The DNA sequence CCTGCTTCCACTAAATATTTATTCCACTAAATATTTATTGTAAAGTTTACAATGTAAACTGTCGGAAGGTGAAAACTTGCAATTCTTCCAATGACCAATTAGAGCAGTTTTtttgtagaaaaaaagaaaaaaaaagaggatcgTGTGGACGACCAGCACATCATGTAAGTACTTTTAGGCAACAGGAAGTTGAGTATTGTTTGGTTTCATCTTTTGTTCATTTGAGCCATTAATAGTGTAGAAGGTgagtttaaatgttatttgtTCATAACCTAAATGTTACATGGACTTTGCTGTGAATTTTGCAGGTTATTTACCATCTGAGACCTGAGCATGAAACAATAAACTATGTATTTGACTTCAAAATGAGGAAAAAGGGAACGTTATAAGCTTTAAGAACGCAGAAGACGACTGCAATCACTTTCTAGAGCAGCAAAGAAAGACATCTTACATGAGCTCCAGTGGCGCAATCGGTCAGCGCGCGGTACTTATAAGACAGTAACATGCAGAGCTATGCCGAGGTTGTGAGTTCAAGCCTCACCTGGAGCACGTAAATTTAGCTTTCCTTGATCACAAGCTGGAATGATTTTCAGTTCCAGGTGTCTGTAAGTAGTTTGCGTCAGACAGATTGGGAAACGTTCAACTCTTGAAGGTCATTGAAACTTCTGAGCACAACAGTTCCAGGACACGAGCAGTAAAACTTGCACTTCTTCCAATGACCAGTGAGAGCAGTTAATGAGTAGAAAAAAGTGGATCATGTGGAAATCTCTTCACAGAATTATTAAGATTTCATGAATGAGGCCCTGTTTCTCCAGTCAATAAAATCTAGGAGGACGAACAACAGAGGAGGACGTCCAACATCATATAATGACTTTCAGGCAAGAAGACGTTGAGCATTTTTTGAGTAAGGACTTCATCTTGTGTTCATTTGAGCCATTTATCTTGTAGAAGTAACCATCTGAGACCTGAGGATGAAGCGATATAGCAGGTATTTGACTTCAAGAATgaggaaaataaggaaagttagaAGTTTAAGAGGGCAGAAGACCGCTGCAATCACTTTCTATAGCAGCAAGGAAAGACATCTTACATGAGCTCCAGTGGTGCAATCGGTCAGCGCGCGGTACTTATAAGACAGTAAATTGCGGAGCTATGCCGAGGTTGTGAGTTCAAGCCTCACCTGGAGCAGAATCTCGTAGTTTATGTTTAGTCCTGTTAAAGGATTGCAAAACAGACGCTACAGAAAATCCTGTCTCATCTTCCTCTATTTGGGTTTGGAAATGTGGCTGAGACATTTCAGAAGAATTTCAGTAAACAGGGAGGGCTTagagtcatgtttttttttttttttacatccacTTTATTGCAAACCCGTGTGACCACCATGCTGTCTCCAAAAGTCCTATGACTCCAATGAACACTGCAAAACAAGCTCCAGTGGTGCAAGCAGTCAGTGTGCGGTACTTATAAGACAGTGACCTGCAAAGCTAGGTAAGCTAAGTACTTTTAGGCAACAGGAAGTTGAGTATTGTTTGGTTTCATCTTTTGTTCAGTTGAGCCGTTAATAGTGTAGAAGGTGAGCTTaaatgtcatttgttgatgtgttGCATAACCTTAATGTTACATGGACTTTGCTGTGAATTTTGCAGGTTATTTACCATCTGAGACCTGAGCATGAAACAATAAACTATGTATTTGACTTCAAGAATGAGGAAAAAGGGAAAGTTATAAGCGTTAAGAACGCAGAAGACGACTGCAATCGCTTTCTAGAGCAGCAAGGAAAGAAACCTCTCACGAGCTCCAGTGGCGCAATCGGTCAGCGCGCGTTACTTATAAGACAGTAACATGCAGAGCTATGCCGAGGTTGTGAGTTCGAGCCTCACCTGGAGCACGGAAATTTAGCTTTCCTTGATCACAAGCTGGAATGAGGTTTTCAGTTCTGGGTGTCTGTAAGTAGTTTGTGTCAGACAGATGGGAAAGGTTCAACTCTTGAAGATCATTGAAACTTCTGAGCAGAGGTGtaaactctgatccagctgtatCTCTACTGCCAGGTGTGTTATCTAGATCGCTCTAACTACCGTTGCTATATAACCAACCTGCTTCCACTAAATATTTATTGTAAAGTTTACAATGTAAACTGTCGGAAGTGGAAAACTTGCAATTCTTCCAATGACCAATTAGAGcagtttttttgtaaaaaaaaaagaaaaaaaagaggatcgTGTGGAGGATCCTCTGTTTGGGTTTGGAAATGTGGCTGAGACATTTCAGAAGAGTTTCAGTAAACAGGGAGGGCTTAGAAATATTGTCTGTCATTAgagtcatgtttttttgttgttttttattttatccacTTTATTGCAAACCCGTGTGACCACCATGCTGTCTCCAAAAGTCCTATGACTCCAATGAACACTGCAAAACAAGCTCCAGTGGTGCAAGCAGTCAGCGCGGTACTTATAAGACAGTGACCTGCAAAGCTAGGTAAGCTAAGTACTTTTAGGCAACAGGAAGTTGAGTATTGTTTGGTTTCATCTTTTGTTCAGTTGAGCCATTAATAGTGTAGAAGGCGAGCTTaaatgtcatttgttgatgtgttGCATAACCTTAATGTTACATGGACTTTGCTGTGAATTTTGCAGGTTATTTACCATTTGAGACCTGAGCATGAAACAATAAACTATGTATTTGACTTCAAGAATGAGGAAAAAGGGAAATTAATAACCTTTAAGAACGCAGAAAGCGTCCGCAATCACTTTCTAGAGCAGCAAGGAAAGACATCTTACATGAGCTCCAGTGGCGCAATCGGTCAGCGCGCGGTACTTATAAGACAGTAACATGCAGAGCTAACTTTAAGGTTATGTAACATGGACTTTGCTGTGAATTTTGCAGGTTATTTACCACCACCTGAGCATGAAACAATAAACTATGTATTTGACTTCTAGAATGAGGAAAAAGGGAAGTTATAAGCGTTAAGAACGCAGAAGACGACTGCAATCACTTtctagaggaaagaaaagaaaggaaaaggaaagaaagctTACATGAGCTCCAGTGGCGCAATCGGTCAGCGCGCGGTACTTATAAGACAGTAACATGCAGAGCTATGCCGAGGTTGTGAGTTCGAGCCTCACCTGGAGCGTGGAAATTTAGCTTTCCTTGATCACAAGCTGGAATGAGGTTTTCAGTTCTGGGTGTCTGTAAGTAGTTTGTGTCAGACAGATGGGAAAGGTTCAACTCTTGAAGGTCATTGAAACTTCTGAGCAGAGGTGTAAACTCTGGTCCAGCTGTATTTCTACTGCCAGGTGTGTTATCTAGATCGCTCTAACTACCGTTGCTATATAACCAACCTGCTTCCACTAAATATTTATTGTAAACTGTCGGAGCAGTAAAACTTGCACTTCTTCCACTTTCTAGAGCAGCAAAGAAAGACATCTTACATCAGCTCCAGTGGCGCAATAGGTCAGCGCGCGGTACTTATAAGACAGTAACCTGCACAGCGATGCCGAGGTTGAGAGTTCAAGCCTCACCTGGAGCATAACCTCTTACCTTATGGTTAGTCCTCCTGTTTAAGGTTTGCAATCCTGCAGAAAATCCAGTCTCATCACCCTCTGTTTGAGTTTGGAAATGTGGCTGAGACACGGCAATATCTAGAGACATCAGTCACAGTATTTGGCTCACTGATTGGAAAACTGTGATAAAGTACTTTGAAGCACTTACCTGCactgttttgtctgttttgtttgttttcgcCTTGAATCGGGAAGAGTCCCACCCCATTgagctgagataaaaaaaatgttaatcagATGTGCTTTGGTGACACATCTGATGGATGCAAAGAGCTAAGAGCAGAATTGATGTTTGTTCCTGCATTTATGAAAATCTTTTTATAGAAGAGTTTCAGTAAATGGGGAATggctctttttttccacatccagcTTCACAGCAAACCAGTGTGCCAGTGTGCCAGTGTGCCCCTGGGGCTGGACACACCAGCTCCAGTGGCGCAATCGGTCAGCGCGCGGTACTTATAAGACAGTAAACTGCGGAGCTATGCCGAGGTTGTGAGTTCGAGCCTCACCTGGAGCAGAATCTCTTAGTTTATGTTTAGTCCTGTTAAAGGATTGCAATCCTGCAGACAGTTCTGTCTCATCTGTTTGAGTTTGGAAATGTGGCTGAGACACATAAGCTGATGTCTGATCTTCATATGGTGGCAAACTGATACTTAAACTATATATTGGATAAACTACTTTGAAGCTCTGCTGCGTTTTGTTTGTTTCCCCTTGAATTAGGAACAGTCCCACCCCAATGAGCTCAGATACAGAAAATCTTCATCAGATGTTCTCTGGTGGCACATCTTTTGGATGCAAAGAGCTCCGAGGTTGACAGTGGATGTCCAGGTGCTGTTGACTTTATTGCACAGAAGAATACTGCAAATATAACGAAAAAGACAGTTTTGGATGGGTATAGGCTCTCTGTGCTGTTATCTTGACTGTACCACGTTTTACAACGGAGTTTCCTTTCTTGTACGCCAGGATTACAGCGTCGTCTTTCACATTCAACAGCCTATACTGACACCTACTGGCGAAGTGGATATTGCCCTACAGTTACTTACAAGTGAAGCAGGTTAGTTTCCCTGTTTTTAGAAGTGACACAAGGCGTCTTATATTGtattaaataagaaaaataatggTGGGGGGGCAAGTTAATTACAAGAACTAATAAaagtaaagctgcaagcagcgatgaacgggccctcgcgcgtgcaattttcaccaataaaggtcaaggactcaaaactaagtctgatgacaccacccatgactctttatatcaaaccattcaaaagttatggcagaaaataggaactatcaactatcgaccaatcagaagaaggggcggggctaatttgcaccaattaaggtgaaggactcaaaaccgagtccgatgacaccacccactagtctttatgtcataccattcaaaagttatgccagaaaatagggactatcaaatatcgacaaatcagaagaaggacgggcgtgctttttgccgtctatcgtcgccatggtaacgcttttgactgaaaaaagtaatgcccatcgtcgcaggatcgagacgcacattttgatgtataacacaccagggtgcacgttgcggttcgggccgcattaacggccgaagaaatggcataaattgcgccaaaatgacacgattaattcaaaatggccgacttcctgtttggtttcggtggcgccaagagacttttctttaaaggggacctattatggcatctaatacctattttaaacaggccttgaatgtcttaaaaacaagcttttgattgtttttgctaaataaatgagaaattcagcctctgagccatgtctttatcttcccagtctctaacctcattctctatgcgggattctgagtgggcggggctatgataataggcactgtgctgattggctggctgaatgacgcgatacactgctacgaaaaaatggcggaagctcccgccggcggagttgttgttgtttttccggccagagttagttgtgggcgtggtttcacgcatcggaggccaacctatgcaaatcgcgcccgtcgttacgtaacgacgggagcagaatctgaacggctcgtagaagccacatcacactggatggatcatccgggcgggctgtacagacactgcagaatttggttgctttcctccttctctgagttggcaggctgaggggagaccactttatatatgttaaagcaagagaaaacgtgtttttcataataggtcccctttaaaggagcttgaggctccttttaagaaatgagactctctagcgccacccttcaccgcgGCGGCcgctgggggtactgcagccaacagcgaagccggcatgggagaatattctaattttttgagataggatatcctatctcaaaaaatttgaatattctgggaatcttaatcttaaactgtaagccataatcagcaatattaaaataataaaaggcttgcaatatttcagttgatttgtaatgaatccagaatgtatgacatttttgttttttaattgcattacagaaaataaagaactttaattttctgagacagtcctgtatataaatgGTAAAGGGGCACTTCGTAGCTAAACCAGTAGGGTTTGCAACTTCTGATCATGGAAACACAAATAATTGCGTGTCGTACTATACCAATCTATACTGTATTGCCTATTACAGTGTATGCTGTTGGAGCTCATAAAGTCTACTAACCGTTTTTGGTTTCTACAGTGGTCAAGTTATAAACCGTATTGCTTCATTTCAATGCTTTTTATGTCCTTGAGGTCATCAGTGGAATTTTGTGTTGGTTACATGTAGCTATTTATTCATTGTCTTTAAAAGTGCTCCACTCACCTGCAACTGAAGACTGAGTTGTTAAAACCCGTGGGTGGGGCTTACTGTATATCAGTAACAATGTTGAGTAATGAGTTCAAGACTCACCTGAAGCAaacgtctctttttttttagggaCAAGATGCCGTGGCCACATTACTACAGAGCCACCTTGATGGCAGTAATAACCGCtacttttttattgattttaactCTTCTTTCAGTTTTAACCATGAAGTTTAACAAACCGACTTGCCAGTGTGAACTTTGATCACAGCCGGCTTATTGATTTGTTTTAAACTGAAAGACACCAGAATGTTTTTTTATCAGATGTCCTTTTATCCTCCTCAGGGATGTGTTCTTTCACCACTTTTATTCCCCCGATATACCAACGACTGCCGGTATCAGAGCAGACACATACAGTACTTACAGTAAGTAATGCAGATGACTCTGAAACCTTGTCCCTACTCGGTGATGGCCAACCAGAGTAAACTGTGGAGTTGTAATGctgacaaatgttttatttcagttttatcgATTCTGTTtgaactttttcagtttttttgctcgtgagtgtgtgtgtgtgtgtgcgtgcgtgtgcgtgcgtgcgtgcgtgcgtgcgtgtgtgtgaattTTAATGGAGAACACTATATAACAAATTGGGATTTATTATCTGGGATAATAAAGTTTAAGTAATAAAGTTTAACGACTAATAAATGTGCTTCAGTAACAAATACACAAATCTCTTCTTTTAAGGTGGCTAAAACGCCACcacctttaataaaaacaacacacataCAAATTCACCTCTGTGACAATTATGCACAAttgctcagatttttttttgtttttaatcgtTGTGACAgagtttcatttaaaaaataatccgtTTGTGACTGTGATGCATTAAAGGCTGAGGCAGGAGGAGTTCCAGAGAAGTAAACCACACAAAACCATGAGGCAGCCACTaaaaaattgcatttaaaacaaaagtattttatactattgaaaaaaaacaacaattttaacgtaagaagatgaacacacacacaagaccaCACAAAGAGACATAGCCTGTGTAGTCAAGGCACGTTCAGCATTTTGAGGCCTTTTTTTCTTGATGGGTTGAACTCTGAAGACTTCCAGGGCAAAACAAAACTGGTTTTgaacattacaaaaaaagtaTGATACAAAAATCCCTGTCGGTTTACCGCAACTGTGTTCTTTTTGGCTCATGGGATTCTGCAAAGTGGGTTTTACAAAAGTATGGCAGGTTGTTCGTCAGCCCAGCTCAAGATCGATCACATGATCACTTATTGGTCCCTTTCAGTGAACTCCAAGTTGGATCCTTCTATCCCCATGCACATGAATAGATTATGTAAGGTGTTCATGCACAGCCTGAATTCACAGAGGGGTCACCTGTGGCTTTCACAGTCATGGCTTCATACAAAATACTGACTGTTATTCCAGGAAACATTTTCCTGCTCAGTCCTAAATAGTACCGGAGTACCAAGAACAAACTCCCGACAGAGTCCAGCTTAGTCAGAGGAGGTGTGCATTTAGGTCGTACTTCTCACAGAACTTGTCCGTGATGGGGATGCAGGTGAGGTACTCGCACCAGTCACACTTTATTGGGTAGACGTAGAACAGAACGGCCAGAGCGGAGACCAGACCCAGGAAGATGAGCAGGAAGACACAGACCTGGATTCGCTTTCGGAACGAGTCAGAGTGCCCAAAACTagggagaaagaaagggggAAAATTACAATCACTCACATCAGCACACCCAGGAAATACAAGCGCCTGCTTTCTTCACTGACCTGATGTACGGCAGGAAGGCAAAGGACAGGAAGAATCCCGAAACGAAACCACAGATATGGGCGAAGTTGTCGATCCAAGGAAGAAGGccaaaggagaagaagaagacagagATGGCCAGCAGTTTAGCAAATGCTCGCCATGGTCTCTCAAGGATCTGCCAGCTCTGAAACAGCTCCACAAACAGGCAGGCCAGGATGCCGAACTGGCTTCCTGCAGGACCCACCTTGAAGACGAGAGAATGGAGAGAATTTTAAATGGTATacagacagtactcgagttgtaaaaaaaaatcaggggggatggtggattttatcatatggggacagataatttgtgctgattacaaataatataatatattacaaataacagcactgaccaaaacacctgcagaaacactgcaggaatgacatagcagcagttaaatgcagccttctgtaagctttaaatatccactgggcttacatcaaatacatcaaaacacaacaataaaaaactgttttctgaacttatcaatatgcctctgtccttcacaggataagtaaaatggatcactgcaaaaactcaaaatcttaacaagaatatttgtcttatttctagttaaaatgtctcattttagtattttagtaaaaaaaaatctcattacaaaatgagtcttaaaacaagactcatcactggaaaaaacaacaattttcacctgtttcaagtagattttcacttgaaataagtagaaaaatctgccagtggaatatttttttgcttgtaatgagaagataaatcttgtcccactggcagattttcctacttatttcaagtgaacatttacctgaaacagagaaaattgtcacatttttctggtgatgactctaaatgttgaaatagcaataaaaccacattcattgatgaaatgacataagggatggataggggggatggcagttttacaggggggatgattttgaccgtttttatttcaggggggatgccatcccccctcatcccccctcaactcgagtactgtatacaGATCCACCAAAAAAAGGTACGCTTGAATGGTGAATGGTTTACAGTCAACAAGGCCAGTAAGAAGTTTGCAGATGACCTGTACCTCTGCTCTGTagggaaggaagatggaagagGCCAAGTTGCCAGTGATGCCACTGAGCATGTAGATGATGGAGATTctcagccagccagccagcttTTCTAAGTCTCTTAGCACCGTCATCTGGAATAACACAGACACCAAGCAGTGTAGGATCCTGCAGACGCACACAAGACAGAAAGCAAACCCCATTTAATTTTGCATCTTAACAGCTTTACCTGCCtatgagccaaaaaaaaggtCCTCTTACCCAGCATGAAGAAACAGAGACAGCCACAGCCGGGAGAACTGATCTGGGACCTCTGGGTTGAGGAAAGGCAGCAAACCGCACACATCATCCATACAAGCAACCTGCAAAAGGCAGAGAGAGATGATCAGGACTGCAGACGCTTTCCGCTAGCGATGCTTTActgccaccctgtggaggatcAACATAATACGGAATCCAGCTTCCTTTCATTTGACAGCAAACACCAGCTCCAGTGGCGCAATCGGTCAGCGCGCGGTACTTATAAGACAGTAACCTGCTGAGCAATGCCGAGGTTGTGAGTTCGAGCCTCACCTGGAGCAGAAATGCCTACAGCTCACTTTTACagatataaattaaaaataggCCATGTCCACCTCATAGTACCTGTGAGCAAAGAGTTGCTTCCTCGTGGAAGTAGCCTTGCATGAAGTCACAGTACTCTCTGGAAGTAATTTCACATCTGCAGCACAGAATGAGTTGCGAgttcaaaaaaaaacaaaacatcaacatttGAGGTAGcgacatttacatttaaacaactcaagaagtgatttttttcacaTGCTGCTCAACCTTGTGACTCTGGTCCTTACCGTCCTTTGGTGCCGATGCAGCAGGGCCGGCCTGTGATGGTGCAGTCTATGTGGGGAAGGTTGGTGTGGTTCCCAAAGTTGTACCTCGTGCAAATCTGCAGATCAAAAACAGAGAGAAATAGTTATCTTATTATAAGCCAGAAATAAATGATTTAACTGATCATTAAATTATCGTCCAACGCTCTTAGAAAACACCTCCGATCACTGCTACTAATAACCAACGGTCTTCAGTCCTCTTTTCATACTTTAATTTCATAAATCAAAGTATATCAGCGGTTCCACTGGCACAACAGGAAGGCACGCAAGACTTTTAAAAACCACTCAAATGTTTTGCTGATCAGAcaaatggtttataaatatgTAATCCGAGTCACTCACCGGCCACTGTGTGATGTCGTCGGACCACTCATGAGGTGAAACTGAGGCTGGCTCCTGACAAATCCTGCAGAAGCAAAACACGCTCTTATCCAGATACTGAGAACCAAAACAGTggtaacaacaaaaacaacaaaagtagaTTGGATTGCACTTTACCGAGGGTCCTGATGGCAGACTGCACCGTGCTGACGTAGTTTACCATTTAAATATGGAGCACTGGGGTGATGAGGCCACTTCACCCACACTGCCAGGGTACTCTGCAGTAgagcacacagaaacacacacaagtcCAAATGGTTCATTTTAGAGAAAGTCTACTGGTTGAAGACACAGACAGGTTTAATCTGGTTTCACTGACCGAACACTCCTCCTGTAAAGTCTGCAGGCAGCCGGAGCGGTCGTTTCTCACGCAGCAGCCTGATTCTCTCTCGCTCGCTTTCTTCTCATGGATTAATTTGTGGATCTCTTCATCTTGACGCATGCAAGGGGAAAATTTTGCACCTAGGTGAATTAGTGCTTCCTGCAAGGGAAGTAGGAACAATATTAAAACTTCCAACTaaatcaataaatgaaaaaaaccaacaacacactcattactccggcactttaaaaccaacatgctgtacattttttcttttaatattatttgttcttttgtattgcaccaatcaccacaacaaattacTTGTGTgagttaaactacttggcaataaacttttttctgattctgatacacGAATGATACGAATGATTCGTCACAACAGACCATTACAGGGTCTgcataactgcggatgctgcaccgCTCCCGTTCCAGTTTTCCTTTATTCATGAACAAGACCTGAAGAAATTCCTCCACTTGAGTCATCACTCCACCCTTTTTCTGACTGAGTCATGTCTCTGTCACCGGCTCCAGCAACCTGTTCAGGTTTAACCCACCCCACCCTCAGTGTCAGCTGGGAGAGGCTCCACCCTCGAGACCCTGGAGACCATTACAGCAAAAGCtgtataaatgtttaaaaaactCTTAGTTACATTATATAAACTAACTATTTAAATATTTATCTGGTAGATAAATAGACTGCATCAAATCTTCCCTTTGATGTGTTTAGGATGTGTTttc is a window from the Cololabis saira isolate AMF1-May2022 chromosome 19, fColSai1.1, whole genome shotgun sequence genome containing:
- the rhbdf1b gene encoding inactive rhomboid protein 1 isoform X5, with protein sequence MNVMREGTADWFGVSKDNDSTQRWRRRSLQHCSNLYGGLKTQVMREMELHSQDNLSLASTETPPPLYLPPHHPSHHHPYGMQRVVDPLARGRTFRMADEVDGISGLQTPVTPGTASLGSFSSSRSALNRLPRRRKRDSVAVMSLKAAAALMKGRTLVDSSAGRRRRRSFIPPSFFEEDTVDFPDELDTSFFARDGLPEELSSFADDVFETPSEAELKQLDESVLTGSVLDKSKLERSHLMLPLERGWRKAKDGCMVQPKVRLKQEVVSCNGHQQRGQRIVVPVKKLFAREKRPYGLGMIGRLTNRTYRKRIDSYVKKQIEDMDDHRPFFAYWITFVHLLITILSVTIYGIAPIGFTQHETVDSVLRNKGVYENVKFVQQQNFWLGPSSEALIHLGAKFSPCMRQDEEIHKLIHEKKASERESGCCVRNDRSGCLQTLQEECSSTLAVWVKWPHHPSAPYLNGKLRQHGAVCHQDPRICQEPASVSPHEWSDDITQWPICTRYNFGNHTNLPHIDCTITGRPCCIGTKGRCEITSREYCDFMQGYFHEEATLCSQVACMDDVCGLLPFLNPEVPDQFSRLWLSLFLHAGILHCLVSVLFQMTVLRDLEKLAGWLRISIIYMLSGITGNLASSIFLPYRAEVGPAGSQFGILACLFVELFQSWQILERPWRAFAKLLAISVFFFSFGLLPWIDNFAHICGFVSGFFLSFAFLPYISFGHSDSFRKRIQVCVFLLIFLGLVSALAVLFYVYPIKCDWCEYLTCIPITDKFCEKYDLNAHLL